One region of Azospirillum lipoferum 4B genomic DNA includes:
- a CDS encoding GntR family transcriptional regulator has product MKSAVEPLKARRIYLLLRDRIVAGELPPGARLPGEPTLAAEHAVSRVTVRRALDLLEKEGLVQRKPGSGTFVHDTRTVRPIVADLSNVLSHLIDMGRSTDVRLLSFGYLVPSDTIAASLGLRPGERVQRSVRVRLIDGEPFSYLTTHVPEWIGLTYSEAELAARPLLELIERSGVETDRATQAINATLAGPEAAAALDLEIGSPLLTLTRIVYEPSGRGVEHLHAQYRPDRYSFHMDLVRTGNDGERRWSPALGWPRSSDKNKADKTNKGKSGEKPTRAPRVIKQRS; this is encoded by the coding sequence AACTGCCGCCGGGCGCGCGCCTGCCGGGCGAGCCGACGCTGGCGGCCGAACATGCCGTGTCGCGGGTCACCGTGCGCCGTGCGCTCGACCTGCTGGAAAAGGAAGGGCTGGTGCAGCGCAAGCCCGGCTCCGGCACCTTCGTGCACGACACGCGCACCGTCCGGCCCATCGTCGCCGACCTGTCCAACGTGCTGTCGCACCTGATCGACATGGGGCGCAGCACCGACGTGAGGCTGCTGTCCTTCGGCTATCTGGTACCATCCGACACCATCGCCGCGAGCCTGGGGCTGCGGCCGGGGGAGCGGGTCCAGCGGTCGGTGCGCGTGCGGCTGATCGACGGGGAGCCCTTCTCCTACCTGACCACCCATGTGCCGGAATGGATCGGCCTGACCTATTCGGAAGCCGAACTGGCGGCGCGCCCGCTGCTGGAACTGATCGAACGGTCGGGCGTGGAAACCGACCGGGCAACCCAGGCGATCAACGCCACGCTGGCCGGGCCCGAGGCCGCGGCGGCGCTGGATCTGGAGATCGGATCGCCGCTGCTGACGCTGACCCGCATCGTCTACGAGCCGTCGGGCCGCGGCGTCGAGCATCTGCACGCGCAGTACCGGCCCGACCGCTACAGCTTTCACATGGATCTCGTGCGCACCGGCAACGACGGCGAACGGCGCTGGAGCCCGGCGCTGGGCTGGCCGCGCAGCAGCGACAAGAACAAAGCCGACAAGACCAACAAAGGCAAATCGGGCGAAAAGCCCACCCGCGCGCCGCGGGTCATCAAACAGAGGAGTTGA